The sequence GATGCTGGGGAGGCATTGCTCAGCGATGACTAAAAGATGGGTGTGTTACCCgctctgaaatattttaatcaCAAATCCAAAGCACGGCACCATCTTGGCTGCCACAGAGAAAGTTAACTGTATCTCAGGGCAGAGAAAGTACAGTGTACACCTTTTATTCCATGCTGTTTACCTACCTGTGAGCTGGACTCCCATTTTTTGTGGTGATCACTCAGGACAGGAGATAGTGTGTTGTATTTAGTCGTTGGGCACAAAAAGCAGCACAGGTTGGGTCATGGGGCATTTGCCCCACTTCTTGCAAGGTTCATCATCTGTTGGTTTGTGTGGCACCCTGTAGCATATAGCTCAAGTCACAGGTAACAACAATGTAAACATGTACCCATTACAGTATTCCTTGGCGAAAGGAAGAAAGGTGCATTTTCTGTGTCCAAAAAGAATTCCACTGTAGGTTTTAGTTTTACAAGCCTGTTacacctcctgtccctcccttccaacaaaaagacaaaactgTCTTTGGAAAGGTCTCAGAAACTTCTCATTTTGTTCTTCAAGCAGAGTTGTGATAAGGAGATGAAAATGAGATAGATTTTGGAATGTGTTATACCTGTATCTTTTAATATACAAAAGAGGAAGTCAGAAATTGAATTCCTACTCTTCTTTTACTTGAAATTAAAGGAGGATCATATTTTTCTTTGAATCAGTCTACAGAGTTATTCTACCATAAGGTTAGACCTTGCCATTCAGCCACATTTAATATGTATTCCTTCAGCACCTGCTATTTCATTTTGCCCACTTTTTGCATATGTACTGCACTTCTTGCATGCTGTTgtattccttcctgccttctacCAATATGGTGTCCTTTATTTAAGGGGTTTATGAATTTGCTTTGCAATTGTAAGAAATCATGTAAGATCAGTGTGTCAGCTCTGAAAGTATGTATCCTTTTAAAAGGcatgctttaaaaacaaaattcaTGTTACCCTATTCAGTACCCGAGACACAGCAGATTTACATATCTAATACATTACTGTCAATGTTCAGACAGATTTTTCCTCACTTAGAATGAcagtaaaacagaaaaaaatatagtTTTGTAAGCTTTTCCTCTTGTTCAGTGAATTACATTAGCATGCAGTGTAGCAGAACTGTGCAAATATTCACCGTTCTATTGACTTCAtgccttttaatttattttgtataGCCAAACTGTACTGCAGCTGAGCGAGCCATTGCAAGACTTGCAACACATCCCATCTTGAAACCCAGATTTGTTGAACTTAAAGGTATGAAATATTACACTGACTGTTTTATGACCTTATTCCTGTATATTCCTAACATGAACAACAAGTACAAAAAGTAGaagaaaaccaccaacaaaaaaaactcCTGCAAACTCCTCCTTAACTAGCTGCAGTGAACCAAGTGTCACAAGCTTATATTCATGTATATTGTTTGGAATGGACTCATGTGTGAGGGTGGGAGTGTGGGAGAAGCAGGGCTCATAAATGGAACTCTAAAAATCTAATGGTTATAGTGGAGCATCTCTAAATTTAGTGGGATTGAAGTGAGAGATGAAAGAAGCATTACAACTGGGTTTCCAGTGTCAAGTCCTGTATATAGAATTCCTGTTCTCTTTAATTTTCTAACTAAAGTTGTTGCAAAAAGTGGTCAAATCCTAGTAACAATGACAAAGTTAATAACAGACAATGTCAAGTACCTATTGAATTGTATCTGAATAATGTACTCTGTCTGCATTTTTTATACACAGAGTAATGCCCTAAATGAACATGATTACCAGCTGCAGATTATTTGCTGAAAGTTCACAGTTAAACTCAAGTTTAATAATGTTTTCAGTTGataatttcttttcctcactTTTGTTGATGTTGGACTCTTAAGGTATTTCTTGCTCCATGTGTTCAGTAAATGATTGATAAGGACATTCAAAATATGCTTACTTAATACAACATATTTAACCTGCAAAAATGTTCAGTTGTTTTCATGTAACTGATGTAAACTCATGCATAGCTGCAACAAAAGGTTTTTCCTCTGCCCTTTGCATAGCTGCTGTAACAGCTTTCAAGGATGCAAGAAAGAACCCAGCCAAATCCACTCCTTCAAAAAAGGCTACATCAGAAGAACAGGCTAAATCAGCACAACCTTTCAATAACAATTTGCATGACCAAGATCTTAAACTAGCTCAAAACCAGCAAGGATGTGAACACAAAACAAATATTAGTATGAAAATAGAAACTGATGGAGTGCCTGAAGAACTTTGTAAGAgtgactctgagcaacatgTGGAAGTAGAGGAAGCATGTGCTCCAGAAGACTCCTCACCTCAGGCAGTACAAATTCAAGCAGTCACTCAGAATAAGACAGGGAAGAAACACGCCtatcaaaaaagaaaagaaaatatgagTGTGAACAAATTACAtgcaataaaagaaagaaagaatgataGTAAACAGAAGCATACTAATGAAAATGAGTACTTTGATGATAGTACTGAAGAGAGGTTTTATAACCAGTCATCAGATTCTGACAGTGACAGCAATGATGATTTCTTCATTGGcaaagtaaaaagaaagaaaaaggtagcAGCAGTTACTGATCTTTCttcagcaaaagaaaaggataggcttcaggaagaaaaagttctgaagaaagaaaagaacacagcacctgagagagCACAAGATTTTATCATGGAAAAAGGAAAGCCACATGGAAAAGGAAGCAAGATAGAATCAATGTTCTGCAGTTCTTTGTCTACCTCTAATCAGAAATCTGAAAACAGAAGAAGGTAAACCTTTTCCCCTTGTTATGTTTTCCATTCCCTCCCATGTTCCCACTGATGGAAATTGTGGGCCTTAACAAACAAGGAAAATTGCAGCCAATTACAGCTTAAAACATACTCCCATAAACTACTTTTCTTATGGTTTCTTGTGCTCAATTACATATTTTTCATATTCACATTAGCATTGACATATGCACAGGATTCCAAATTAAATCACTACTGAatacttttatttctttattaataAAGATAAATTAACATACAAGGGTTTTCCATGTTAATGTGTGAAAAGTTGCTGCACAAGTGTTTTGGTGATGAAAATTCTTTCTCTGCAGGTGTTGGTTGTCATACAAGTTTCACAAAAAATCCTaaattctctttttgttttcagaaatacTAAAGACCAGGGTCtcagaaatggaagaaaaggTATGTATTACTTAAGCTGGCAAAGTTATAAGAGTAAAAACATTGTGGGATTTTGTTGCCTCTGCAGTTTAGTCATGGTAGGctgttttttgtttcatttcagttttgTGGCACATACTGTAACAACTGTTGAGCTTTCATTTTAGTTTGTGGATATTGTTTACTGTTTTCTGGCTTTGAATATTTGAAACACCTACAGTAGGGTTTATACAGTAAAGTGTTTTTCCATCTGTCTTCATGCTGAGAAATTAGTGTTAGCCTGTGCACAGGTGCTGGATTATGATACTTAGCAAATAAGTCTCTCTTTTGAGTAATTCCTTCAATGCCTTCCTCAATATTCTGTTCAATTTATAGAGTGTGGTAATGTCTTGGAAACCATACTGTGTTACATTGTTTAGTGTGGGGGAAAAATTGGAGACAGTAATTTGTCTACACAAATGTTGAATGTGGTTAGTAATAATAAATCTGGACTGCGAGATGAGAAAATCTTGCTGTAAACATTCACATTGTGTTCCCCAAAGCTCATTAAGAAATTCTTGTCAGTATCTGCAATCCCACGGTAATTTTAGCATATTTTTATGAAGGTTCGAGGTGTAGTTAGCATTTTACTTTGTACTTCTTGCACAGCTCTTCTTCAAAAGGAACCACATCTCAAGAAGCAACAATTTGCAAAAGCTGGAAGTACTAAGAGTGACAATAAGAGAGCACATTTGGAGCAGCCTCTTCATCCATCATGGGAAGCAAGCAAAAGACGCCGGGAACAAATGTCTCAAATTACAGCATTCCAAGGGAAAAAGATCAAATTTGATGACTAGACTATATGTAAACTgatatttaaagaaaagaaaaaaaaaaagatttttacAGTTTTGCATCTGgtggttttttcttttgaagcaaCAAGTGCTGTTTGAACGTTTTTCTTACACTGTCGTTATTGTTTGCAGCCTACGGAAGGTAACTGCTAGAACTTACCCTTTGTTAATAATGAAGATTGCTTCATTTATTCAGTGTATGGTCTGGATTCTTCAGTCCCAGGATGCTATGCCACCATTTATGAAATACACCTTAATGCAAACAAACGGGTTTTAGGACCATTATTTGTAGAGATTCTTTAGAGCTTCTTttttctggggggagggggtggcaggtAAAAATGTACTTTTAGCTACATCAGGACTTGGATGTcaaaacaaaggggaaaataCAAAATATTGAAGTGATTGTCCTGTGAAATGTATCTCAGCTGTAAAAAAGAGATCCTTAAACTTGCTCAGACTTCAATAATGTATCAGGTAGCTGGAGAAGCCAGTGGGTAGTATGCTTGATGTGAAAATTTCTGGAGGGCAATAAAATATTGGCCTGTGAAATTGTGATCTTGTGTCACTTGATTATGCTGCCAGTTTATAGAACTGAGAGTGTCTTTAATACTGTTGTCTTGGAGGATGTTATCTGGGTGCTCCAACATGTCTGTATTGCACTTCCTGAAAAAATGCTGAAAGACTGAAAGGTCTTTGTACACTAAGAAGCATCTGACTTCTAAGTATCATTCTGATTTTTGGACTTCATTTAATTTGGATATGAGATAAAGTCTTCATTGTACTTTTCTTCAAGGGCTTTTCCTCCTGCTTAGTTGAAACAAGTTCTGAACTTGTAATTAAACTTTAACAGTGTTGCTTGGTAAATATAGTTGTATTTCATAAtctttacagaatcatagaattattgaggctggaatagacctctgagatcatctagtcaccACAGTGACTAGACCATATcattaagtgccacatccaatctttccttaaacacttccagggatggtgactccaccacctcccttggcagctcattccagtgtctaagTACCCCTTCTGTGAGGAAAtgcttcctagcatccaacctaaacctcccctgggacagctcCAGGTCATGCCTTCTCATCTTGTCACAAgtgacctgggagaagagcctgaccctccaccttactacaacttcaggtagctgtagagtgtGATAACATACCCACTGAGTCTCCTcgaggctaaacaaccccaactccctcagcctctcttcatcagaCTTCCCCTCCAGTCCTTTCACCAGTCTCatcactctcctctggacctgctccagcccctcagtattaatcttgaagtgaggggcccagaactgcacacagtgcttGAGGTGAGGCTTCGCTAGTGTcatgtgcaggggcagaattacatccctagtcgtgctggctacactatttttgatacaggccaagatgccattgcccttctgtgccacctgggcaccctgctggctcatgttcagtcagctgtcaaccagcactcccaggtctctctctgccaggcctctctccagccactcaagccccagtctgtagcactgcatggggttattgtggccaaagtatagaaccttgttaaacctcataccactggcctcagcccatcgatccagcctgtccaggtctctctaaGTGTCTTCCTGCCTTCCAACACTCCTCCCCCCgctttctccccccctccccccacaacTTGGTATCATCCACTAATTTGCGAACAgtagactcaatcccctcatccacgtcatcagtaaagatgttgaacagaactgggcccagtactgatccctgggggacaccactggtcgCTGGACACCAACTGGATGGCACACCATTCACAACCACTCTCTGTGCCTgctcatccagccagtttttaacaCAGTGAAGGGTGCACCTGTCCAAGCCTTGGGCTGACAGCTTTTCCTttgactgtgtcaaaggctttgctgaagtctaggtagaccacatccacagccctcccctcatctaccaggcaggtcacccagTCATAGATCAAATTGGATAGGCAGGACCTTCCTTTCCTAAACCCATGTTAACTGGACCTAATGCCCTGGTTTTCATGTACATGCTACTTGATGACACTCAGGATGAGCTGCTTCATAACCTTGCCAGGCACTGAGGTCAAGATGAATTCAGAAACTTTGTAATAACTGCAGTGGATGTAGGACAATGCACTGTAGAATTCATGTAGTGTTTCTAAATGCTGAAGAATAACTCTGCATCAAACCAAAGGTTCCTCTGGCTGTCTTCAACAGTAGTCAGAAAGGGATATTTTAAGCACAGGGATAGAGGAAGCACACAGTGAtacatcacagaatgacaggatgttaggggttggaagggtacATGggaggccatctagtccaacctccctgctaacaCAGGTATACCTAGATcagcttgcacaggaacatgtcccagtgggttttgaaagtctccagaggaagagcccccacaacctctctgggcagactgttccagtgctccatcaccttcaaacaactttttccttaagttcaagtgaaacctcctgtgttctagtttgtacacACTCGGTCTTGCCCTGAAAGGACCACTGAAAGAAGCCCAGCCACACACCCTCaagacctccaccctttagatactgatatGCATTGATAAtatcctctctcagtctctttttCAGATTAAAGAGCCCCAGATCTCTTAGCCTCTCATAAGAGAAATGCTCCAGTTGGTCAGCCAACTTCCAGCTCATTGCAATTCCAGTTTTATAACCCCAGGACATCTAGTGATACTGTAGTTTATTGTGTTGTATTAATACTCAGTGGCAGCAAAGACACAAGGGTTGTTGGTGGGTTAGTAACCATGGGAGCACCTGATAATGGACAGGTAGGAATTAGGACTTTAAAACCCTAGGTGGACTATCTGACCAACTGCAGTGCATTCACCCATGCAGCCTGGAAAACAAacgaggagctggaagccactGTGCATCAGGAAAACTGTGATATAGTGGCTATCACAGAAGTGTGGTGGAATGTCTCACACAACTAGAGTGCTGCAATAGATGTCTATAAACTCTTTAGAAGGACCAGGCAAGGAATGAGAGGTGGTGGGGTGCTCCTGTATGTCAGGGAGCATTTTGATTGTCTTGAAGTTAATGATGGTGACAGTAGGGTTGAGTGGGTTTAGGTAAGAATCAGGGGGAAGGCAAACAAGGCAGTTATGGTGGGTGTCTGTTATAGGCCACTAAGCCAGGATGCAAAGACAGATAAAATATTCTGGGAGAAGTCACACAACCACTGCCTTTGTTCTCATGAGGGTCTTCAGCTTCActgatgtctgctggaaatacaacaTGAGAGAAGCAGTAGTCCAAGAGGTATCTAGAGAGTATGGAGGATTACTTACcaacacagctggtgagggagTCAGCTAGGGAAGGTGCTGGACCTGCTGTTTGTGAACAGAGAAGAATTTGTAGGTAATGTAATGGGCAGGGGCCATCTTAGGCACAGCAGTCACAAAATCACTGAGTTCTCAGTTGTTGAAGAGCTGAAGAGAAGGGTCAACGGAACtgccaccttggacttccagtaAGCAGactttggcttggtttggagACTGCCTCACAGAGTCCCTTGGGCTGCAATCCTGAATGGCCAAGTAGTCTGGGAAGATTGGACACTGCTCAAGAGGGAAatcttaaaggcacaggaacaggctctccccatgtgctgaaagatgagttGGCAAGGAAGAAGGCAGCATAGAGTAGTTTAAATTCAGGGTAAAAGGAGAGTTCATGGTCTTTGGAGGAAGGGGTAGGACACTCAGGAGGATAACAAAGTTGTTGTGAGGccatgcagggagaaaattagaagggccAAAGCCCAGCTGCAAATTACAGCtgttaaagaaaataaacacttCTACAACTATATTAGCAACAAAAGGAGAATCTCTGTCCtttgctgggtgcaggggggtgCATAGTGGTCAAGAATTTACAacagaataagaataagaaaagaattagaatagaatagaatagaatagaatagaatagaatagaatagaatagaatagaatagaatagaatagaatagaatagaattacccaggttggaaaagagctttgagatcatcaagtccaatccaacactatctaatcaactaaacgatggcaccaagcaccccatcaagtctcctaaacacctccagtggtggtgactccaccacctccctgggcagcacattccaatggcaaatcactctttctatgaagaacttcttcctaacatccagcctgaaagtcccctggcacagcttgagactgtgtcctcttgttctggtgctgctttcctgggaaaagagaccaacccccacctggctacaacctcccttcaggtagttgtagagagcaagaaggtctcctctgagtctcctccaggctaagcaaccccagctccttcagcctctcctcatagggcttgtgctccaaacccctctccagctttgttgcccttctctggactcgttccagcaactcaacatttttcctaaactgaggggccagaactggacacagaactcaaagtgtggcctaaccagtgcctaaccaggacagaatgacttccctgctcctgctggccacactgttcctgatacgggccaggatgccattggccttcttggctgcctgggcaccctgctggctcatgttcagcctactatcatccagtacccccaggtccctttctgcctggctgctctcccaccagtcatggggaaaggaaaagactgaggtactcaataacttcttCGCTTCTATCTCTAGCAGTAGGACCTGCTGTTGGCTGGACACCCAGCCCCCTGACCTGGAAGGTAGGcatggggagcagaatgaagcccaCATAATCTAAGGCTAAATGGTTAGTGACCTGCTGCACCATACAGACATACACAAGTCTATGTGGCTGCGACAGCATAtatctgagggtgctgagaaagTTGACGGacgtgctcaccaagccacttttcATCATTTTCTAGCAGTCCTGGCtagctggggaggtcccagttgAGTGGAGACTGGCAAATGTGACACATATTTATAAGAAGGTTCagaaggaggatctggggaactacagacctgtcactgtgagactgtctcccacagcatcctcctggagaaactggttgCTTATGGTTTGAATGAGTGGACGCTTTTCTGGTTAAGAACCTAGgtggatggctgggcccaaagagcggtggtgaatggagttaaatccagttggagGCTGGttacaagtggtgttcctcagagTTCAGTATTTGGGCCAGTTTTCTTTAATACtgttatcaatgatctggacggGGTAATTGAGTGCAACCCTCAGTTAGTTTGCAAATGACATTAAGATTAGAGGGAGTGCTAATCTGCCTGAGGCTAGGGTGGCTctacagagagacctggacagacttaTCAGTGGGCAGAGGTCATTTGTATGAGATCGAACAAAGcaaagtgctgggtcctgcacttgggtgacAACCCCATGCAAGCTTGGgggcagcagaaaaggacctgggggcactgattgacagctgcttgaagagccagcagtgtgctcaggtggccaagaagcaaACAGCACCCTGGtgtgtatcaggaatagtgtgacaatGTAGAACTAAAGCAGTGATTGTGTGCCTGTACTTGGCAGTAGCgaagccacagcttgagtactgtgtttagTTTACAAGGCAGACATTGAGGTCCttgagcagatccagagaagggcaacaaagctggtgaagggtctggaagaCAGGTCTTATGAGGCGTGACTAAGGGAACtaaggtttagtctggagaagagaaggctgaggggagacctcttttGCTGTCTGCTactacctgaaatgaggttgtagtgaggtggatgttggtctcttctccctagtaacaagtgataggatgagaggaagtggcctcaagctgccccaggggaggtttatagAAGAAGAGGTTTATAGAAGAAGAGGTTtatagaagaaacttcttcactgaaagggttatcagacACTGggtctccccagggaggtggttcagtctccctctctggaggtgtttaaaaaatgtacagatgtggtgctaaggcacatggtttagcaccacttGGTAAAGTTAGAtaatgtttggactcaatgattttaaaattcttttccaaccaaaatgattctctgattccttctctgcagatttGTCTACTCTTAAGTCCATGTAAACTTGTGGAATCCTTTAAGGTATAGAACTCTTCCCTACATATTGCACTTTTATGAAAAACAGTATTTTTCTACATGTTGACAAAGAAGACCAGCAGtcccctgggctgcattagaaaGTGTTGACAACAGACTATTACCCTGTActtagcagcagcaaggctgtaTCTGGGCCAAATCTGGGtccaattttgggctccccagtacaCAAGGGACAAGGACAGACAAGAATGAGTCCAGCAAAGAGTGACCAAGATGATTAAGGGCTTGGGGTATGTAACATACAAGTAGAAACTGAgcgctgaggctgttcagcagaagagaaggttcagggaGATCTTGtcagtgtttataaatacaggGTGGCAGGGAAGTGTAATGAAGATCAAGCCagagtggcaggacaagaggcagtgggcacaaaacGGAATACAAGAAATTCTGCTTGAACAAGAAAACCCTTCTCCACAGTGAGGATGACAAAGCACTGGCACAAATGCCTAGAATCATTGTGGAGTCATtgtccttggagatactcagaaTCTCTCTGTACACAGTCCTGAGTAGCAGTCTCAAGATGACTCTGCTTGGACAGtgatttggaactagatgataatCAGAGCTGTCTTAATATTCTATCTACTCCTTTTGATTTTGTGTACTTTGGACTGAGATAAGCCTTGCGTCTCTAAccagaagcagctccacagaatagttattggaagtgtttaaaataagtaGTCAGTCACTGTGTGATAACCTCAGTGTATTCTGCTTGGAACGACATTAGAGTCAAATGGCAACAAAAAGTTTAAAGTTGTTAATGTAATGTGACCCTTTTGCAGGTATGCCCACATCTCTCTCCTGCACACTTTGTATCTTTATGCACCAGGAATTTCTGCCTATTCTCCCATCCT is a genomic window of Dryobates pubescens isolate bDryPub1 chromosome Z, bDryPub1.pri, whole genome shotgun sequence containing:
- the SRFBP1 gene encoding serum response factor-binding protein 1, whose amino-acid sequence is MAPVLNLNNEVVKMRKDVKKARVLTVRKLTRHIRKLKLKKGSEDLKLKNQKRAERLIEEIHAMKEVKPDEVTRLALRTEVNFESVCRKPNCTAAERAIARLATHPILKPRFVELKAAVTAFKDARKNPAKSTPSKKATSEEQAKSAQPFNNNLHDQDLKLAQNQQGCEHKTNISMKIETDGVPEELCKSDSEQHVEVEEACAPEDSSPQAVQIQAVTQNKTGKKHAYQKRKENMSVNKLHAIKERKNDSKQKHTNENEYFDDSTEERFYNQSSDSDSDSNDDFFIGKVKRKKKVAAVTDLSSAKEKDRLQEEKVLKKEKNTAPERAQDFIMEKGKPHGKGSKIESMFCSSLSTSNQKSENRRRNTKDQGLRNGRKALLQKEPHLKKQQFAKAGSTKSDNKRAHLEQPLHPSWEASKRRREQMSQITAFQGKKIKFDD